In Streptomyces seoulensis, the following are encoded in one genomic region:
- a CDS encoding methyltransferase — MTTAETAPPPPMRLRELVFGAACAAAVRAAARLGVADALGDEPKTVEDLAASVKTEPKPLRRLLRALSCYGVFAEHPDGTFAHTDMSRLLREDDPNSLRAIALWCTEPWTWDAWPKLDEAVRTGDNVVESLYGKEFFTYLNEDAPESADVFNQAMTRSSEQSAREVAALLDLSGADSVADCGGGQGHVVACLLDKYPTMRGSLLDLPRVVENALPRLRTGDLADRAEIVPGDVRASVPVKADVYVIKNILEWDDESTARLLGNVTAAGGPGTRVIVIENLVDDTPSMRFSTAMDLLLLLNVGGAKHTTESMTGRLTSAGLVVDDIRPVNPYLHAFECHVAG, encoded by the coding sequence ATGACAACCGCTGAGACAGCCCCACCGCCCCCCATGCGCCTGCGCGAGCTGGTGTTCGGGGCGGCCTGCGCCGCCGCCGTCCGGGCCGCCGCCCGGCTCGGCGTGGCCGACGCCCTCGGGGACGAGCCGAAGACCGTGGAGGACCTGGCGGCCTCGGTGAAGACCGAGCCCAAGCCGCTGCGCCGGCTGCTGCGCGCCCTGTCCTGCTACGGCGTCTTCGCCGAGCACCCGGACGGCACCTTCGCGCACACCGACATGTCCCGCCTGCTGCGCGAGGACGACCCCAACAGCCTCCGTGCCATCGCCCTGTGGTGCACCGAGCCGTGGACCTGGGACGCGTGGCCGAAGCTGGACGAGGCCGTGCGCACCGGGGACAACGTCGTGGAGTCCCTCTACGGCAAGGAGTTCTTCACCTACCTCAACGAGGACGCCCCCGAGTCCGCGGACGTCTTCAACCAGGCCATGACCCGCTCCAGCGAGCAGTCGGCCCGCGAGGTCGCCGCCCTGCTCGACCTGTCCGGCGCCGACTCGGTGGCGGACTGCGGCGGCGGCCAGGGCCATGTGGTGGCCTGCCTGCTCGACAAGTACCCGACGATGCGCGGCAGCCTGCTGGACCTGCCCCGCGTGGTCGAGAACGCCCTGCCCCGCCTGCGTACCGGCGACCTCGCCGACCGCGCCGAGATCGTGCCCGGCGACGTGCGCGCCTCGGTCCCGGTGAAGGCCGACGTCTACGTCATCAAGAACATCCTGGAGTGGGACGACGAGAGCACCGCCCGGCTGCTCGGCAACGTCACCGCCGCGGGCGGCCCCGGCACCCGCGTCATCGTCATCGAGAACCTCGTCGACGACACCCCCTCGATGCGCTTCAGCACCGCGATGGACCTGCTGCTCCTGCTGAACGTGGGCGGCGCCAAGCACACCACCGAGTCCATGACCGGCCGGCTCACCTCGGCGGGCCTGGTCGTGGACGACATCCGTCCGGTCAACCCGTACCTGCACGCCTTCGAGTGCCACGTCGCCGGCTGA
- a CDS encoding TcmI family type II polyketide cyclase, with the protein MHQGLIVARMAPGSAQDIAKIFAESDRGELPHLVGVRRRSLFQFGDVYMHLVESDSDPAPAIAKVAGHPEFRGISERLSAYVSAYDPETWRSPKDAMAERFYVWERD; encoded by the coding sequence ATGCACCAGGGACTGATCGTGGCCCGGATGGCACCGGGCTCGGCCCAGGACATCGCCAAGATCTTCGCGGAGTCGGACCGGGGCGAGCTGCCGCACCTCGTCGGGGTGCGCCGCCGCAGCCTGTTCCAGTTCGGCGATGTGTACATGCACCTCGTCGAGTCGGACAGCGACCCGGCCCCGGCCATCGCCAAGGTGGCCGGCCACCCGGAGTTCCGCGGGATCAGCGAGCGCCTGTCGGCGTACGTCAGCGCGTACGACCCGGAGACCTGGCGCTCCCCGAAGGACGCGATGGCCGAGCGCTTCTACGTCTGGGAGCGCGACTAG
- a CDS encoding SRPBCC family protein codes for MAGHTKNEITIAAPLDLVWDMTNDLENWPQLFSEYASVEVIKREGRKTTFRLTMHPDDNGTVWSWVSEREPDRENRTVRARRVETGPFAHMDIHWAYEEVPAGTRMVWTQDFAMKPEAPVDDEWMTDNINRNSKVQMALIRDKIQQAAGDRPAPALAD; via the coding sequence ATGGCCGGACACACCAAGAACGAGATCACCATCGCCGCTCCGCTCGACCTGGTCTGGGACATGACCAACGACCTGGAGAACTGGCCGCAGCTGTTCAGCGAGTACGCGTCCGTCGAGGTCATCAAGCGTGAGGGCCGCAAGACGACGTTCCGGCTCACCATGCACCCGGACGACAACGGCACCGTGTGGAGCTGGGTCTCCGAGCGGGAGCCGGACCGCGAGAACCGCACCGTCCGCGCCCGCCGCGTGGAGACGGGCCCCTTCGCCCACATGGACATCCACTGGGCGTACGAGGAGGTGCCGGCCGGCACCCGGATGGTGTGGACCCAGGACTTCGCCATGAAGCCCGAGGCGCCGGTCGACGACGAGTGGATGACCGACAACATCAACCGCAACTCCAAGGTCCAGATGGCGCTCATCCGGGACAAGATCCAGCAGGCCGCCGGGGACCGCCCCGCCCCGGCCCTGGCCGACTGA
- a CDS encoding phosphopantetheine-binding protein, which produces MNAQITEEELAALMKKAAGITVTPELLREQPETPFESLGLDSLGLLGIVGELENRHGTPMPPDAERCKTPRAFLDLVNSALMAGA; this is translated from the coding sequence ATGAACGCGCAGATCACCGAAGAAGAACTGGCCGCCCTCATGAAGAAGGCGGCGGGCATCACCGTCACCCCGGAACTGCTGCGGGAGCAGCCCGAGACCCCCTTCGAGTCGCTGGGTCTCGACTCGCTCGGCCTGCTGGGCATCGTCGGCGAGCTGGAGAACCGGCACGGCACCCCGATGCCCCCGGACGCCGAGCGCTGCAAGACGCCGCGGGCGTTCCTCGACCTCGTCAACAGCGCACTGATGGCAGGAGCCTGA
- a CDS encoding ketosynthase chain-length factor: protein MSATEERRAAVTGIGVVAPNGISTETFWKSTQEGISVLDRVTREGCEDLPLKVAGEVRAFDPGVVEERFLVQTDRFTHFAMAAADLALEDARLGQADTEADPFSIGVVTASGSGGGEFGQRELQQLWGKGSRFVGPYQSIAWFYAASTGQISIRRGLKGPCSVVASDEAGGLDALAHAARAVRRGTDVMVAGSTEAPLAPYSVVCQLGYGELSGESDPARAYRPFTDAACGFVPAEGGAMLVVEAERSARERGAEVRAYIAGHAATFTGASRWAESREGLAQAIRTALAEARCAPEEVDMVFADALGVPEADRAEALALADALGAHGRRVPVTAPKTGIGRGYCAAPVLDVSAAVLAMEHGLIPPTPNVTDVCHDLDLVTGSARVAQPRTALVLSRGLMGSNSALVLRHGAK from the coding sequence ATGAGCGCAACCGAGGAACGGCGCGCGGCCGTCACGGGTATCGGGGTGGTCGCGCCGAACGGCATCAGCACCGAGACCTTCTGGAAGTCCACCCAGGAGGGCATCAGCGTCCTGGACCGGGTGACCCGGGAGGGCTGCGAGGACCTGCCGCTGAAGGTGGCGGGCGAGGTCCGCGCGTTCGACCCCGGCGTGGTCGAGGAACGCTTCCTGGTGCAGACCGACCGCTTCACCCACTTCGCCATGGCGGCGGCGGACCTGGCCCTGGAGGACGCCCGGCTCGGCCAGGCGGACACCGAGGCCGACCCCTTCTCCATCGGGGTGGTCACCGCCTCCGGCTCCGGCGGCGGCGAGTTCGGCCAGCGCGAGCTCCAGCAGCTGTGGGGCAAGGGCAGCCGGTTCGTCGGCCCGTACCAGTCCATCGCCTGGTTCTACGCGGCCAGCACCGGCCAGATCTCCATCCGGCGGGGCCTCAAGGGGCCCTGCTCGGTGGTCGCCTCCGACGAGGCGGGCGGTCTGGACGCCCTCGCACACGCCGCCCGCGCGGTACGCCGGGGCACCGATGTGATGGTGGCCGGCTCCACCGAGGCGCCGCTCGCGCCGTACTCGGTGGTCTGCCAGCTCGGGTACGGGGAGCTGAGCGGCGAGAGCGACCCGGCGCGGGCGTACCGCCCCTTCACCGACGCGGCGTGCGGGTTCGTGCCCGCCGAGGGCGGGGCGATGCTCGTCGTCGAGGCGGAGCGGTCCGCGCGGGAGCGCGGGGCCGAGGTCCGGGCGTACATCGCCGGACACGCGGCGACGTTCACCGGGGCCTCCCGCTGGGCGGAGTCCCGCGAGGGGCTGGCGCAGGCCATCCGGACCGCGCTGGCGGAAGCCCGGTGCGCGCCGGAGGAGGTCGACATGGTCTTCGCCGACGCCCTCGGGGTGCCGGAGGCGGACCGTGCCGAGGCGCTGGCGCTGGCGGACGCGCTCGGCGCGCACGGGCGCCGGGTGCCGGTGACGGCGCCGAAGACCGGTATCGGCCGCGGCTACTGCGCGGCACCGGTGCTGGACGTGTCGGCGGCGGTGCTGGCGATGGAGCACGGCCTGATCCCGCCGACGCCGAACGTGACGGACGTCTGCCACGACCTGGACCTCGTGACCGGGAGCGCCCGCGTGGCCCAGCCGCGCACGGCGCTGGTCCTCAGCCGGGGCCTCATGGGGTCGAACTCGGCGCTGGTGCTGCGGCACGGCGCCAAGTAG
- a CDS encoding beta-ketoacyl-[acyl-carrier-protein] synthase family protein codes for MTRRVAVTGIGIVAPGGIGTPAFWDLLSNGRTATRGITFFDPSGLRSRIAAECDFDPAAYGLDAEQVRRSDRYIQFALVAGDEAVHDSGLDLAAEDPWRIAVSVGTAVGGTTRLENDYVLVSHGGQRWDVDHTQARPELHRAFSPSTVASSVAERFGARGPVQTVSTGCTSGLDAVGYAFHTVQEGRADICLAGASDSPISPITMACFDAIKATSPNNDDPAHASRPFDNNRDGFVMGEGGAVLVLEELEHARARGAHVYCELSGYATFGNAYHMTGLTPEGLEMARAIETAMDQARIDPTAIDYVNAHGSGTRQNDRHETAAVKRALGQHAYDTPMSSIKSMVGHSLGAIGAIEVVACVLALAKQAVPPTANYETPDPECDLDYVPREARERKLNGVLSVGSGFGGFQSAVILTRPRE; via the coding sequence ATGACCCGGCGGGTGGCGGTCACGGGCATAGGCATCGTGGCTCCGGGCGGGATCGGTACGCCCGCGTTCTGGGACCTGCTGTCCAACGGCCGGACCGCGACGCGCGGCATCACCTTCTTCGATCCCTCGGGGCTGCGTTCACGGATCGCCGCCGAGTGCGACTTCGACCCGGCGGCCTACGGGCTCGACGCCGAGCAGGTACGGCGGTCGGACCGGTACATCCAGTTCGCCCTGGTGGCCGGCGACGAGGCGGTGCACGACTCGGGACTCGACCTCGCGGCCGAGGACCCCTGGCGGATCGCGGTGTCGGTCGGCACCGCGGTCGGCGGCACCACCCGGCTGGAGAACGACTATGTGCTGGTCAGCCATGGCGGCCAGCGCTGGGATGTGGACCACACCCAGGCCCGTCCCGAACTGCACCGGGCGTTCTCGCCCAGCACGGTCGCCTCCTCGGTGGCCGAACGGTTCGGCGCGCGGGGTCCGGTCCAGACGGTGTCCACGGGCTGCACCTCGGGCCTGGACGCCGTCGGGTACGCCTTCCACACCGTGCAGGAGGGCCGGGCGGACATATGCCTGGCCGGTGCCTCGGACTCGCCGATATCCCCGATCACGATGGCGTGCTTCGACGCGATCAAGGCGACGTCCCCGAACAACGACGACCCGGCGCACGCCTCCCGCCCGTTCGACAACAACCGTGACGGGTTCGTCATGGGCGAGGGCGGCGCGGTGCTGGTGCTCGAGGAGCTGGAGCACGCACGGGCCCGCGGTGCGCACGTCTACTGCGAGCTGAGCGGGTACGCCACGTTCGGCAACGCGTACCACATGACCGGTCTGACCCCCGAGGGCCTGGAGATGGCCCGCGCGATCGAGACCGCCATGGACCAGGCCCGGATCGACCCGACCGCGATCGACTACGTCAACGCGCACGGTTCCGGCACCCGGCAGAACGACCGCCACGAGACGGCCGCGGTGAAGCGGGCGCTCGGGCAGCACGCCTACGACACTCCGATGAGCTCCATCAAGTCGATGGTGGGGCACTCCCTCGGGGCGATCGGGGCCATCGAGGTGGTGGCGTGTGTGCTGGCGCTCGCCAAGCAGGCCGTCCCGCCGACCGCGAACTACGAGACCCCCGACCCCGAGTGCGACCTGGACTACGTCCCGCGCGAGGCCCGGGAGCGGAAGCTGAACGGCGTGCTCTCCGTGGGCAGCGGGTTCGGCGGTTTCCAGTCCGCGGTGATCCTGACCCGGCCGAGGGAGTGA
- a CDS encoding cupin domain-containing protein, which yields MIQHRPKIIDLKDTEHNTRRGGDLRAMLTPATVGSTSGFMGVAIVQPGDRIGEHYHPYSEEFVYVICGRLEVDLDGEAHPLAPEQGLMIPAHMRHRFRNVGDEEARLVFHLGPLAPRPQLGHVDTEETDVIGAAAVVTEAGGAVAAGREQVRS from the coding sequence GTGATCCAACACCGTCCCAAGATCATCGACCTGAAGGACACCGAGCACAACACCCGGCGCGGCGGCGACCTGCGCGCCATGCTGACCCCGGCGACGGTCGGCTCCACCAGCGGCTTCATGGGCGTGGCCATCGTGCAGCCCGGCGACCGCATCGGGGAGCACTACCACCCGTACTCCGAGGAGTTCGTGTACGTGATCTGCGGCCGGCTGGAGGTGGACCTCGACGGCGAGGCGCACCCTCTCGCCCCGGAGCAGGGCCTGATGATCCCCGCCCACATGCGGCACCGCTTCCGCAACGTGGGTGACGAGGAGGCGCGTCTCGTCTTCCACCTGGGCCCGCTGGCCCCGCGTCCGCAGCTCGGTCACGTCGACACCGAGGAGACGGACGTGATCGGGGCCGCCGCGGTGGTGACCGAGGCCGGTGGTGCCGTCGCCGCCGGCCGGGAACAGGTGCGCTCATGA
- a CDS encoding SchA/CurD-like domain-containing protein, producing the protein MTTTSERPSETPAREVSRRVSQSVFDGSPLRVVLLVDVYDGAQQQFLEAYEQLCSQVTQVPGHVSDQLCQSIENPSQWLITSEWESAPPFLTWVNSEEHVHMVEPLHSCVRDTRSLRFHIVRETGGSAVPVEPAPGRRLQAHPRIGDGVIRHALTFTVKPGTEEKVAAILADYASPKAQVDDTTQLLRTSLFMQGNRVVRAIEVRGDLLAALRHVARQPEVRAVEEAINPYLEQDRDLDDQESARMFFTRAALPAVHHVVADEQAEGKRLALFYPARAGQGMRLAELLSQHDQTAADDPASAVLRSTVFQRDDVVVRLVDVRGDSVEALPADPAAAAELRTLLAGDAARMDLVTDRHASDV; encoded by the coding sequence ATGACCACCACGTCTGAACGTCCCTCAGAAACGCCGGCACGCGAGGTGTCCAGGCGTGTATCCCAGTCCGTGTTCGACGGCTCCCCGCTGCGGGTCGTCCTCCTGGTCGACGTGTACGACGGCGCGCAGCAGCAGTTCCTCGAGGCGTACGAGCAGCTCTGCTCCCAGGTCACGCAGGTGCCCGGACACGTCAGCGACCAGCTCTGCCAGTCCATCGAGAACCCCTCGCAGTGGCTCATCACCAGCGAGTGGGAGAGCGCCCCGCCGTTTCTCACCTGGGTGAACAGCGAGGAGCACGTGCACATGGTGGAGCCGCTGCACTCCTGCGTGCGCGACACCCGTTCGCTGCGCTTCCACATCGTCCGTGAGACGGGCGGCTCCGCGGTCCCCGTCGAGCCGGCCCCCGGCCGCCGCCTCCAGGCGCACCCGCGCATCGGTGACGGAGTCATCCGGCACGCGCTCACCTTCACCGTGAAGCCCGGCACCGAGGAGAAGGTCGCGGCGATCCTCGCGGACTACGCCTCGCCGAAGGCCCAGGTGGACGACACCACGCAGCTCCTGCGGACCTCGCTGTTCATGCAGGGCAACCGGGTGGTGCGGGCCATCGAGGTGCGCGGCGACCTGCTGGCCGCGCTGCGGCACGTGGCCCGGCAGCCCGAGGTGCGGGCGGTCGAGGAGGCCATCAACCCCTACCTGGAGCAGGACCGGGACCTGGACGACCAGGAGTCGGCCCGGATGTTCTTCACCCGTGCGGCGCTGCCCGCGGTGCACCACGTGGTCGCCGACGAGCAGGCGGAGGGCAAGCGCCTCGCGCTGTTCTACCCGGCCCGCGCCGGCCAGGGCATGCGGCTGGCCGAGCTGCTCTCCCAGCACGACCAGACCGCCGCCGACGACCCGGCGAGCGCGGTGCTGCGCAGCACGGTCTTCCAGCGCGACGACGTGGTGGTGCGCCTGGTCGACGTGCGCGGCGACAGCGTCGAGGCGCTGCCCGCCGACCCGGCCGCGGCCGCCGAGCTGCGCACGCTGCTGGCCGGCGACGCCGCCCGGATGGACCTCGTCACCGACCGCCACGCCTCGGACGTCTGA
- a CDS encoding FAD-dependent oxidoreductase: MHQKADHRVPVLIVGGSLVGLSMSVFLGRLGVRHMLVERHSGTSIHPRGRGNNVRTMELFRVAGVEPDIKAAASLLADNHGILQTPTLVGDAGEWLFRNIDPGGGLARFSPTAWCLCSQNDLEPVLLDSARELGGDLRYFHQMESFEQGADGVTATVFDRNTEERFTVHADYLVAADGPRSPVRRALGIGQSGPGELFANVSVTFRSRALADVVGDRRFICCYLTHPDADGALLPVDNKENWVFHAPWHPERGETLEDFTEERLRDHIRRAVGVDELDVKITGMASWRAAERVADLYSSGRVFLAGDSAHEMSPTGAFGSNTGIQDAHNLAWKLSAVLSGWAGPGLLESYGAERRPVAAATSARASARSVEHSHPGFAPAPGVGGAKRGGILNVVLGYRYPAGAVLGADPYAEVVPDGLALDGRPGSRAPHLWLRRGGLRLSTLDLYERSMVLLTDSPDDAGWYAAARRVAAEDGVALDAYRVGPTPDADLTYDTEGDDWAKAHGTTADGAVLIRPDGFVAWRATSAAADPDTVLREALTSLLTPA, encoded by the coding sequence ATGCATCAGAAAGCCGACCACCGGGTCCCCGTCCTCATCGTGGGCGGCTCACTGGTGGGCCTGTCCATGTCCGTGTTCCTGGGCCGTCTCGGTGTGCGGCACATGCTCGTCGAACGGCACTCCGGGACCTCGATCCACCCGCGCGGACGCGGCAACAACGTCCGCACGATGGAGCTGTTCCGGGTCGCCGGGGTCGAGCCGGACATCAAGGCGGCGGCCTCGCTCCTCGCCGACAACCACGGCATCCTCCAGACGCCCACCCTTGTGGGTGACGCCGGGGAGTGGCTGTTCCGGAACATCGACCCGGGCGGCGGTCTGGCGAGGTTCAGCCCCACCGCCTGGTGCCTGTGCAGCCAGAACGACCTGGAGCCGGTCCTGCTGGACAGCGCCCGCGAACTCGGCGGCGACCTCCGGTACTTCCACCAGATGGAGTCCTTCGAGCAGGGTGCCGACGGAGTGACGGCGACGGTCTTCGACCGGAACACCGAGGAACGGTTCACCGTCCACGCGGACTACCTCGTCGCCGCCGACGGCCCGCGCAGCCCCGTACGGCGGGCCCTCGGCATCGGGCAGAGCGGACCCGGCGAGCTGTTCGCCAACGTCAGCGTCACCTTCCGGTCCCGCGCGCTGGCCGACGTGGTCGGCGACCGGCGCTTCATCTGCTGCTACCTCACCCACCCGGACGCGGACGGCGCGCTGCTGCCCGTGGACAACAAGGAGAACTGGGTCTTCCACGCGCCCTGGCACCCCGAGCGCGGCGAGACGCTGGAGGACTTCACCGAGGAGCGGCTGCGGGACCACATCCGCCGGGCGGTCGGCGTGGACGAACTCGACGTGAAGATCACCGGTATGGCCTCCTGGCGTGCCGCCGAACGCGTCGCCGACCTCTACTCCTCGGGCCGGGTGTTCCTGGCCGGCGACTCCGCCCACGAGATGTCCCCGACCGGCGCCTTCGGCTCCAACACCGGTATCCAGGACGCCCACAACCTGGCCTGGAAGCTGTCCGCCGTCCTCTCCGGCTGGGCCGGCCCCGGCCTGCTGGAGTCCTACGGCGCCGAGCGCCGCCCGGTCGCGGCCGCCACCAGCGCCCGCGCCTCGGCCCGCTCGGTCGAGCACAGCCACCCCGGCTTCGCCCCGGCCCCCGGGGTGGGCGGCGCCAAGCGCGGCGGCATCCTCAACGTGGTCCTCGGCTACCGCTACCCGGCCGGCGCGGTCCTCGGCGCCGACCCCTACGCCGAGGTCGTCCCGGACGGCCTCGCCCTGGACGGCCGCCCCGGCAGCCGCGCCCCGCACCTCTGGCTCCGCCGGGGCGGCCTGCGGCTGTCCACGCTCGACCTGTACGAGCGCTCGATGGTCCTGCTCACCGACTCCCCCGACGACGCGGGCTGGTACGCGGCGGCCCGCCGCGTGGCGGCGGAGGACGGCGTCGCCCTCGACGCCTACCGCGTCGGTCCCACCCCCGACGCCGACCTCACCTACGACACCGAGGGTGACGACTGGGCGAAGGCCCACGGCACCACGGCCGACGGCGCGGTCCTCATCCGCCCCGACGGCTTCGTCGCCTGGCGCGCGACGAGCGCGGCGGCGGACCCGGACACGGTGCTCCGCGAGGCGCTGACGTCCCTGCTGACACCGGCCTGA
- a CDS encoding MarR family winged helix-turn-helix transcriptional regulator has protein sequence MRLIAVLELLPGVLDAQLRRDADLTHFDYHVLVVLAQASEDELRMTALADRTNATLPRLSHVVRRLEERGLVARFPCPEDKRATNARLTEAGREKLAAAPGHVATARYSVIDALTPEQLDQLADIADAVLQRLDPDGALTRPFD, from the coding sequence GTGCGACTGATCGCCGTGCTGGAACTGCTTCCGGGTGTGCTCGACGCCCAGTTGCGCCGCGACGCCGACCTGACGCACTTCGACTACCACGTGCTCGTCGTGCTCGCGCAGGCGTCCGAGGACGAGCTGCGCATGACGGCCCTGGCCGACCGTACGAACGCCACGCTCCCGCGCCTCTCCCATGTGGTGCGCCGGCTGGAGGAGCGGGGACTGGTGGCCCGTTTCCCCTGTCCGGAGGACAAGCGGGCCACCAACGCCCGCCTCACCGAGGCCGGCCGGGAGAAGCTCGCCGCCGCCCCGGGGCATGTGGCCACCGCCCGGTACAGCGTCATCGACGCCCTGACCCCGGAGCAGCTCGACCAGCTGGCCGACATCGCCGACGCGGTACTCCAACGGCTGGACCCTGACGGGGCCTTGACCAGGCCGTTCGATTAG
- a CDS encoding isochorismatase family protein has product MSNREIVSPVTDGVQPCASSPEEARSAGRTPYEKPTPQNSVMLLIDHQIGLMTSIRDFQSLATLRANVVGLGRIAKALDIPVLLSSSNAQWQNGDTIPELKELFPDEPICRRTGIINCYEDPSFRSALEELMARTGRTHVIIAGITIGTCTAMPTLAMLNDGYRVLPVIDACGAWNQYEAQAAMTRMANTGAELVTTFALGCELQADWKLPTAEAMFAPFLNDLPEYGYLIQNFWNNANGHTVEDPFGQVK; this is encoded by the coding sequence ATGTCGAACCGCGAGATCGTCAGCCCCGTCACCGACGGCGTGCAGCCCTGCGCTTCCTCCCCCGAAGAGGCCCGGTCCGCCGGGCGCACGCCGTACGAGAAGCCCACCCCGCAGAACAGCGTGATGCTGCTGATCGACCATCAGATCGGCCTCATGACCAGCATCCGGGACTTCCAGTCGCTCGCCACCCTGCGGGCGAACGTGGTCGGCCTCGGCCGCATCGCCAAGGCCCTGGACATCCCTGTCCTGCTCAGCTCCTCCAACGCCCAGTGGCAGAACGGCGACACGATCCCGGAGCTGAAGGAGCTCTTCCCGGACGAGCCGATCTGCCGCCGCACCGGGATCATCAACTGCTACGAGGACCCGAGCTTCCGCTCCGCCCTGGAGGAGCTGATGGCCCGGACCGGGCGCACCCACGTGATCATCGCGGGCATCACCATCGGCACCTGTACCGCGATGCCGACCCTGGCCATGCTGAACGACGGCTACCGCGTCCTGCCCGTCATCGACGCCTGCGGCGCCTGGAACCAGTACGAGGCCCAGGCGGCCATGACCCGCATGGCGAACACCGGCGCCGAACTCGTCACCACCTTCGCCCTCGGCTGCGAACTCCAGGCCGACTGGAAGCTCCCCACCGCCGAGGCCATGTTCGCCCCCTTCCTCAACGACCTCCCCGAGTACGGCTACCTCATCCAGAACTTCTGGAACAACGCGAACGGCCACACGGTCGAGGACCCCTTCGGCCAGGTCAAGTAA
- a CDS encoding ABC transporter ATP-binding protein, producing the protein MATVTFDKATRIYPGSTKPAVDALEIAIEDGEFLVLVGPSGCGKSTSLRMLAGLEDVNGGAIRIGDRDVTHLPPKDRDIAMVFQNYALYPHMTVADNMGFALKIAGVNKAEIRAKVEEAAKILDLTEYLDRKPKALSGGQRQRVAMGRAIVREPQVFLMDEPLSNLDAKLRVSTRTQIASLQRRLGITTVYVTHDQVEAMTMGDRVAVLKDGLLQQVDTPRNMYDRPANLFVAGFIGSPAMNLVEVPITDGGVKFGNSVVPVSRDALSAAADRGDTTVTVGVRPEHFDVVELGGGTAATTLTKDSADAPAGLAVSVNVVEELGADGYVYGAVEVDGDVRDLVVRVNGRQVPEKGSTLHVVPRPGEIHVFSTSTGERLSD; encoded by the coding sequence ATGGCCACTGTCACGTTCGACAAGGCGACCCGGATCTATCCGGGCTCCACCAAGCCCGCCGTAGACGCGCTGGAGATCGCGATCGAGGACGGCGAGTTCCTCGTCCTCGTCGGCCCGTCCGGCTGCGGCAAGTCCACCTCGCTCCGCATGCTCGCGGGGCTGGAGGACGTCAACGGCGGCGCCATCCGCATCGGTGACCGCGACGTCACCCACCTGCCGCCCAAGGACCGGGACATCGCCATGGTGTTCCAGAACTACGCCCTCTACCCGCACATGACGGTCGCCGACAACATGGGCTTCGCCCTGAAGATCGCGGGCGTCAACAAGGCGGAGATCCGGGCGAAGGTCGAGGAGGCCGCCAAGATCCTCGACCTCACCGAGTACCTGGACCGCAAGCCCAAGGCGCTCTCCGGCGGTCAGCGCCAGCGTGTCGCGATGGGCCGGGCGATCGTCCGCGAGCCGCAGGTCTTCCTCATGGACGAGCCGCTGTCCAACCTGGACGCCAAGCTCCGCGTCTCCACCCGTACCCAGATCGCCTCCCTCCAGCGGCGTCTGGGCATCACCACCGTCTACGTCACCCACGACCAGGTCGAGGCCATGACGATGGGCGACCGGGTGGCCGTGCTCAAGGACGGTCTGCTCCAGCAGGTCGACACCCCGCGCAACATGTACGACCGCCCCGCCAACCTCTTCGTGGCCGGCTTCATCGGCTCCCCCGCGATGAACCTCGTCGAGGTGCCGATCACCGACGGCGGTGTGAAGTTCGGCAACAGCGTGGTGCCGGTCAGCCGGGACGCGCTCTCGGCCGCCGCCGACCGGGGCGACACCACCGTGACGGTCGGCGTCCGCCCCGAGCACTTCGACGTGGTCGAGCTGGGCGGCGGCACGGCGGCCACCACGCTGACCAAGGACAGCGCCGACGCCCCGGCCGGCCTCGCCGTCTCGGTGAACGTCGTCGAGGAGCTGGGCGCCGACGGGTACGTGTACGGCGCCGTCGAGGTCGACGGGGACGTGCGGGACCTCGTCGTCCGGGTGAACGGCCGTCAGGTGCCGGAGAAGGGCTCCACGCTGCACGTCGTGCCGCGGCCGGGCGAGATCCACGTGTTCTCGACCTCCACGGGCGAGCGTCTCTCCGACTGA